The window GCCGGTGCGTCAGCGGCCGCGGCCCAGGGCTCGGCGGCCGCCGCCACCGCCCTCGCGTACGGCGGGGAGGTTCTGGCGGGGAGCCGCTCCGCGGGTGTCCTCCTCCAGGCGCAGCGCGAGCGCCGGGCAGCGGCGTACGGCACGCAGCGCCTTCGCCTCCGCGTACCGGGGCACCCCCGCCTGCGCGACGGTCGGGAAACCGTCGGCGCCCAGCTGGAAGACCTCCGGGAGGATGTCCGCGCACAGGCCGTGTCCGCGGCACAGTGTCCAGTCGACGTAGATCTTCTGGCGGCTGGGACCCTGCTCGGGCTCCGCCTGGCCGCCCGGGATGCCGGTGGGCTGCTGGCCGCCCTCGAAGAGCGGCAGAACGCCCTCCACGGGCCGTCCGCAGCCGTTGCCGAGGACATGTGCGGCCAGGTCGTCCGTGAACGCCTTGATGGTCGACTCCAGGAACATCGCGGAGCCGTCCGGGTGCGAGCACGCGCCGCGCCGCTTCACGGCGTTGGCGACCTGCTTGAGGGCCTCCAGGGCGGCCGGGCCGCCGCCGTTGAGGATGTCCTCCATGCCGCGCGCCGCGGCGGGCAGCCCGAGGTAGCAGGGACCGCACTGCCCCGCGCTCTCCTCCGCCAGCCACTGCGCCACCCGCAGCGACTCGCCCAGCGGGCAGGTCGCCGTACTGATCGGCAGGATCGCGCCCGCGCCGAGCGCACCGCCCACCGCGTCAAGGGAGTTGCGCGAGACGATCGTCTCGTTGACCGTCGCGGAGTCGATCCACTTGCCGTGGTACCCGCCGGTCAGGACGCCCTGCGGGACCGGCGGGGCGCCGGCCAGCTGCAGGATGTACCGCAGCGGTACGCCGGTGGGGGCCTCGATCACCATCGGGCGGGCGACCGCTCCGGAGACGGTGAGCATGACCGTGCCGGGCTCGTCGTACAGACCGGTGTTGCCGTAGCGCTCGGCGCCGATGCGCGCGGCGATCGCCAGCTGGGCGAACGTCTCGGCGTTCGACAGCAGGGTGGGCGCGCCACCGACACCGTTCTGCGAGGCGCTGGTCTTGCGGCCCGGCGGGATCGCGGGACCGCCGTCGATGGAGCGGACGAGCGAGGCCGCCGCTCCGGTCACCATGCGCACCGGGTTGCGCTGCACGCGCGCGCGGATGGTCGCTCCGCGCCGGTTGGTCAGCCCGCGCTCGGAG is drawn from Streptomyces liliifuscus and contains these coding sequences:
- a CDS encoding NADH-quinone oxidoreductase subunit NuoF family protein, giving the protein MNEALPDVPEVRVVGLPQLTSGFDLVERLDLPMHLKVHGPLEPMGGEQLAQLSERINLKGRGGAGFPFHKKLRSVAEAAIRRGVRPVVVVNGSEDEPACRKDTVMINRAPHLILDGALLVAEALGARTLVVGVTRESTQRSMEAALSERGLTNRRGATIRARVQRNPVRMVTGAAASLVRSIDGGPAIPPGRKTSASQNGVGGAPTLLSNAETFAQLAIAARIGAERYGNTGLYDEPGTVMLTVSGAVARPMVIEAPTGVPLRYILQLAGAPPVPQGVLTGGYHGKWIDSATVNETIVSRNSLDAVGGALGAGAILPISTATCPLGESLRVAQWLAEESAGQCGPCYLGLPAAARGMEDILNGGGPAALEALKQVANAVKRRGACSHPDGSAMFLESTIKAFTDDLAAHVLGNGCGRPVEGVLPLFEGGQQPTGIPGGQAEPEQGPSRQKIYVDWTLCRGHGLCADILPEVFQLGADGFPTVAQAGVPRYAEAKALRAVRRCPALALRLEEDTRGAAPRQNLPAVREGGGGGRRALGRGR